One part of the Treponema peruense genome encodes these proteins:
- a CDS encoding glycoside hydrolase family 2 protein, whose protein sequence is MKNRIFFNDGWLFSDTFNESMLLPKCTGKFSEVRIPHTVAQTPFNSFDECVYQKLCVYRKFFNTETSWKSKKIILTFEGAAHSSEVFVNGKFAGRHDCGYTPFSLDITDFLLAAGKKNVLAVKLDSRETLNIPPFGNLIDYMTYGGIYREVYVDVRNPVYIQDVFVRTSSNHFETEIELNTDCIPEGYSLRQRVENSTGADVEPSAQIVTGIRGKKTLTAADAAPVVAWSLKNPALYNLVTELLDEKGKVSDTHCVRFGFRDIRFDSTGFYLNGIKVKLRGLNRHQSYPYVGYAMPKNMQYDDADILKFELGLNYVRTSHYPQSRHFLDRCDEIGLLVFTEIPGWQYIGDRNWKSAALDNVRDMIVRDRNHPSVFIWGVRINESADDDEFYERTNALAKKLDPSRPTGGVRCIRNSRLLEDVYTYNDFIHTGKNAGTARKQDVTDTEKGYMITEYNGHMFPTKAFDDEPHRTEHAVRHANVLDSAAKDPLIAGSSGWCAFDYNTHKEFGSGDRICYHGVMDMFRNPKTAAAVYKSQADADVTGDVLEVSSSMSIGDFPAGELNGIWIFTNADSVKVYSGTSFVAEYTREDSPYKYLPHGPILFEDRIGRRIIDEDGISEKYAASVKSVLNAVMRFGEKNLSVKDRLLLVKLFLLRVLDREKIKKLVSKYAGGWGKAGSVFRFEAYREGKLVSSILKAPGTEFSVSAKIIRNVLTEEETYDVTEIRLCVLDENSNLQTYCQEAVIAEASGAVELIGPRAVSLKGGTAGIYVRSCGVSGRGLVTITDWQNRVIKIPVSVKIKKR, encoded by the coding sequence ATGAAAAACAGGATTTTTTTTAATGACGGATGGCTTTTTTCGGATACTTTCAACGAAAGTATGCTTTTGCCCAAGTGTACGGGAAAATTCAGCGAAGTAAGAATTCCCCATACTGTTGCACAGACTCCTTTTAACAGTTTTGATGAGTGCGTTTACCAGAAACTTTGTGTTTACAGAAAATTTTTCAACACCGAAACCAGCTGGAAGTCAAAGAAAATAATTCTTACTTTTGAAGGTGCCGCACATTCCAGTGAAGTTTTTGTCAACGGCAAGTTTGCAGGACGACATGACTGCGGATACACGCCCTTTTCTTTGGATATAACCGATTTTCTGCTTGCGGCAGGCAAAAAAAATGTTCTGGCCGTTAAGCTCGACAGCAGGGAAACACTGAATATTCCGCCCTTCGGAAACCTGATTGATTACATGACTTACGGCGGAATTTACCGTGAAGTTTATGTGGATGTACGCAATCCTGTTTACATTCAGGATGTTTTTGTGCGGACTTCTTCAAATCATTTTGAAACAGAAATTGAACTGAACACTGACTGTATTCCTGAAGGATATTCTTTAAGACAGCGTGTTGAAAATTCAACCGGTGCAGACGTTGAACCCAGTGCGCAGATTGTTACCGGAATCCGCGGAAAAAAGACCCTTACTGCCGCAGATGCCGCTCCTGTCGTTGCCTGGAGTCTTAAAAATCCGGCCCTTTACAATCTTGTTACAGAACTTCTTGATGAAAAGGGAAAAGTTTCTGATACACATTGCGTTAGATTCGGTTTCAGGGACATCCGCTTTGATTCAACCGGTTTTTATCTTAACGGAATAAAAGTGAAGCTCCGCGGACTGAACAGGCACCAGTCTTACCCGTACGTCGGTTATGCAATGCCAAAAAACATGCAGTATGATGACGCAGATATCCTTAAGTTTGAACTGGGACTCAATTACGTGCGCACATCACATTATCCGCAGAGCCGCCATTTTCTGGACCGCTGCGATGAAATAGGGCTTCTTGTTTTTACAGAAATACCGGGCTGGCAGTACATCGGTGACAGGAACTGGAAGTCTGCTGCGCTTGACAATGTACGCGACATGATTGTCCGTGACAGAAACCATCCGTCCGTTTTTATTTGGGGTGTACGCATTAATGAAAGTGCAGATGATGATGAATTTTATGAGCGCACGAATGCCCTTGCAAAAAAACTGGATCCTTCGCGGCCAACAGGAGGTGTACGCTGTATAAGAAACAGCCGTCTTCTTGAAGATGTGTACACTTACAATGACTTTATACATACAGGAAAAAATGCCGGGACTGCACGCAAACAGGATGTTACAGATACCGAAAAAGGCTACATGATTACAGAATACAACGGCCATATGTTCCCGACAAAAGCGTTTGATGATGAACCTCACAGAACAGAACATGCAGTCCGCCACGCAAATGTACTGGACAGCGCCGCAAAAGATCCGCTTATAGCAGGTTCAAGCGGATGGTGTGCCTTTGATTACAATACACACAAAGAATTCGGCAGCGGAGACAGAATCTGCTACCACGGAGTTATGGATATGTTCCGCAACCCCAAAACCGCGGCGGCAGTATATAAAAGCCAGGCAGATGCAGATGTAACGGGCGATGTACTCGAAGTGTCGTCTTCAATGAGCATAGGTGATTTTCCTGCAGGCGAACTTAACGGAATATGGATTTTTACAAACGCAGATTCGGTAAAAGTTTATTCTGGAACTTCATTTGTTGCCGAATACACGCGCGAAGACAGCCCTTACAAATATCTTCCCCACGGTCCCATTCTTTTTGAAGACAGAATAGGCCGCCGCATTATTGACGAAGACGGTATAAGCGAAAAATATGCTGCTTCCGTCAAATCCGTGCTGAATGCAGTCATGCGCTTTGGTGAAAAAAATCTTTCTGTAAAAGACAGGCTGCTGCTTGTAAAACTTTTTTTACTCAGGGTTTTGGACCGTGAAAAGATAAAAAAACTTGTTTCAAAGTATGCAGGCGGCTGGGGAAAGGCCGGAAGTGTATTCCGCTTTGAAGCATACAGGGAAGGCAAACTTGTTTCTTCTATATTAAAGGCTCCCGGAACGGAATTTTCGGTAAGCGCAAAAATCATCAGGAATGTTCTGACTGAAGAAGAAACATACGATGTTACAGAAATCCGTCTTTGTGTCCTGGACGAAAACTCAAACCTTCAGACTTACTGCCAGGAAGCCGTTATTGCAGAAGCTTCGGGAGCAGTTGAACTTATAGGACCGCGCGCCGTATCTTTGAAAGGAGGTACCGCCGGTATTTACGTACGTTCCTGCGGTGTTTCGGGCAGGGGGCTTGTGACAATTACCGACTGGCAGAACCGTGTGATAAAAATTCCTGTTTCTGTAAAAATAAAAAAGCGATAA
- a CDS encoding glycine hydroxymethyltransferase — protein sequence MSTPLENYVALCNGKLNPAMTAYVANLQQVAQVAPEIAADVVKELATQRRHLKLVASENYCSLNVQSAMGNLLTDKYAEGFPEHRYYGGCENIDAVEMTAADEAQKLFGADYAYVQPHAGCDANLVAYWAILSKKVETPTLEELGVKSLADLSAEQFDMLRKRFGNQKLMGLDYSCGGHLTHGYKMNVSARMFESHPYGVDEKTGLLDYDAIEKQAMEVKPLILLTGFSAYPRRIDFKRFRAIADKCGAVLMVDMAHFAGLVAGKVLTGDFDPVKWADVVTTTTHKTLRGPRGAMILCKEEFKDYVNKGCPMVLGGPLGHVMAAKAVAFKEARTPAFQQYAQNIVKNAQALAASCIEKGMRLQTGGTDNHLMLIDVTTYGLTGKQAEAALFKCGVTANANALPYDKNGAWWTSGIRIGTPGLTTLGMDENDMKEVAGIIDTVLKGTKPGLTKEGKPAKGKIVLDPAVEEEATGRVQKLLSKHVLYPELDLDFLKKEFVK from the coding sequence ATGTCAACACCTTTGGAAAACTATGTTGCACTCTGCAACGGAAAACTCAATCCGGCAATGACAGCTTATGTTGCAAACCTTCAGCAGGTTGCACAGGTAGCACCGGAGATTGCCGCCGATGTAGTAAAGGAACTTGCAACCCAGCGCAGGCATCTTAAGCTTGTTGCAAGCGAAAACTACTGTTCACTCAACGTTCAGTCAGCAATGGGAAATCTTCTTACGGACAAGTATGCAGAAGGATTCCCCGAACACCGTTACTACGGCGGATGTGAAAACATTGACGCTGTTGAAATGACTGCAGCAGATGAAGCACAGAAGCTTTTCGGAGCAGACTATGCCTATGTTCAGCCCCACGCAGGTTGTGACGCAAACCTTGTTGCTTACTGGGCAATTCTTTCAAAAAAGGTAGAAACACCCACACTTGAAGAACTTGGTGTAAAATCACTCGCAGATCTCAGCGCAGAACAGTTTGACATGCTCAGAAAGCGCTTTGGCAACCAGAAGCTTATGGGTCTTGACTATTCATGTGGCGGTCACCTTACACACGGCTACAAAATGAATGTAAGCGCAAGAATGTTTGAAAGCCATCCTTACGGCGTTGACGAAAAAACGGGTCTTCTTGACTACGATGCAATAGAAAAGCAGGCAATGGAAGTGAAGCCGCTCATCCTTCTTACAGGATTTTCTGCCTACCCCAGAAGAATTGACTTCAAGAGATTCCGCGCAATAGCAGACAAATGCGGTGCTGTCCTCATGGTAGACATGGCACACTTTGCAGGTCTTGTAGCAGGAAAAGTTCTTACAGGAGATTTTGATCCGGTAAAATGGGCAGATGTTGTTACAACTACAACACACAAAACTTTGCGCGGACCGCGTGGAGCAATGATTCTGTGCAAGGAAGAATTCAAAGACTACGTAAACAAGGGCTGCCCTATGGTACTCGGAGGACCGCTCGGACACGTAATGGCAGCAAAGGCAGTTGCATTCAAGGAAGCACGTACTCCGGCATTCCAGCAGTATGCGCAGAACATCGTAAAGAATGCACAGGCTCTTGCGGCATCATGCATTGAAAAGGGAATGAGACTTCAGACAGGCGGAACAGACAACCACCTTATGCTCATTGATGTTACAACTTACGGACTTACAGGAAAACAGGCCGAAGCAGCCCTCTTCAAGTGCGGTGTAACAGCCAATGCAAACGCCCTTCCCTACGACAAAAACGGTGCATGGTGGACCAGCGGAATAAGAATCGGAACACCGGGGCTTACAACTCTTGGCATGGATGAAAATGACATGAAAGAAGTTGCAGGAATCATCGACACTGTTCTTAAGGGAACAAAGCCAGGCCTTACAAAAGAAGGCAAACCTGCAAAGGGAAAAATCGTTCTTGACCCGGCAGTAGAAGAAGAAGCAACAGGCAGAGTACAAAAACTTCTGTCAAAGCATGTTCTCTACCCCGAACTTGACCTCGACTTCCTTAAAAAAGAATTTGTAAAATAA
- a CDS encoding histidine phosphatase family protein: MHLIFIRHGDPDYANDSVSEKGSREISLLAERAASWKVNECFVSPMGRAQKTAAAVLEKLHVPSETLPWLREFNYDLKDLKTGKRRIAWDWMPREYFAEKKYADVSSWWSTKTMRTGNIRSHYKTVCDGIDSILESYDYSRFADNMPVYNCFPHLTDEQAKNDTHLLASQQELDGTNLLFVCHLGVMFAIISHLTGISPVQLWQGFFVAPSSVTVLGAEERVPGEVVFRVQQLGDVRHLAENGESVSASGFFGNCLTL; the protein is encoded by the coding sequence ATGCATCTTATTTTTATCAGACACGGGGATCCCGATTATGCAAATGATTCGGTAAGTGAAAAGGGCAGCCGCGAAATTTCCCTTCTTGCAGAACGCGCCGCTTCATGGAAAGTGAATGAATGTTTTGTTTCGCCGATGGGCCGCGCGCAGAAAACAGCCGCTGCAGTTCTTGAAAAACTGCATGTTCCTTCAGAGACTCTTCCTTGGCTCAGGGAATTCAATTATGACCTGAAGGATCTTAAGACAGGAAAGAGACGCATTGCCTGGGACTGGATGCCGCGTGAATATTTTGCAGAAAAAAAATATGCCGATGTTTCTTCGTGGTGGAGTACAAAAACAATGCGCACCGGAAACATACGCTCCCATTACAAAACTGTCTGTGACGGAATAGATTCAATTCTTGAGTCATACGATTACAGCCGCTTTGCAGACAATATGCCCGTTTACAACTGCTTTCCGCATCTTACTGATGAACAGGCAAAAAATGACACGCATCTTCTTGCAAGCCAGCAGGAACTTGACGGAACAAACCTTCTGTTTGTGTGCCATCTTGGCGTTATGTTTGCAATTATTTCACATCTTACCGGAATAAGTCCCGTGCAGTTGTGGCAGGGATTTTTTGTAGCACCGTCTTCTGTTACTGTTCTGGGAGCCGAAGAGCGTGTTCCTGGTGAAGTAGTGTTCCGCGTACAGCAACTGGGGGATGTAAGGCATCTTGCAGAAAACGGGGAGAGCGTTTCTGCTTCTGGCTTTTTCGGAAACTGTCTTACGCTTTGA
- a CDS encoding IMPACT family protein → MNVLLEYCRTELTIKNSRFIAECFPVETQAQARSLLHDAKQKYFDATHVVHAFITGHNAEVSGMSDDGEPSGTAGRPVLDVLKGSGITNILLTVTRYFGGTLLGTGGLVHAYGDCAKQVLSLCKSEPFVEKRKFAFRADYSSFDEIKRMFSLFHLGSISENYGAMVDVTGEIWLAESDDFALRIKNLTRGRSNVIYQP, encoded by the coding sequence ATGAATGTTCTGCTTGAATACTGTCGCACTGAACTTACAATAAAAAATTCACGTTTCATTGCGGAATGTTTTCCTGTAGAAACCCAGGCTCAGGCGCGCAGTCTTCTTCATGATGCAAAGCAAAAGTATTTTGACGCGACACATGTTGTGCATGCTTTTATTACAGGGCATAACGCAGAAGTAAGCGGAATGAGTGATGACGGCGAGCCTTCTGGAACTGCAGGGCGTCCTGTGCTTGATGTTCTTAAGGGCAGCGGAATTACAAATATTCTTCTTACCGTAACGCGTTATTTTGGCGGGACACTTTTGGGAACCGGCGGTCTTGTTCATGCTTACGGGGACTGCGCAAAGCAGGTGCTTTCTTTATGCAAAAGCGAACCGTTTGTAGAAAAGAGAAAGTTTGCATTCCGCGCTGACTATTCTTCGTTTGATGAAATAAAGCGCATGTTTTCACTGTTCCATCTTGGAAGCATTTCTGAAAATTACGGAGCAATGGTTGATGTAACCGGCGAAATATGGTTGGCAGAGTCTGATGATTTTGCGCTCAGAATAAAAAACCTTACTCGCGGCAGGTCAAATGTAATTTATCAGCCGTGA
- a CDS encoding DNA topoisomerase IV subunit A, protein MAFVKNLFDKNFIEYASYVIRDRAIPDLEDGLKPVQRRIMHTLFTIDDGRMHKVASVVGDCMKFHPHGDASIGGALVVLANKGIFIARQGNFGNMYTGDEASATRYIECCVHPIAKKFLYNPDITEYIPSYDGRNKEPVVFRAKIPVVLVGGAEGIAVGMSTKILPYNFKEVIDAEIKALRGEDFEIFPDVPTGGLIDVSNYNDGNGKIITRAKFDMSDEKRIVITELPVDTTSKDLLDSIDSAYKAGKIKISSVEDFTTDHCNIEIKLPRGVYAKDVEKALYAYTACEKSISCQMLVIKDNMPVAMTATEVIKYYAKKLTAIIKDELEFERASLTEELHARTLERIFIEERIYKKIEMMKTAESVNRAVKEGFVPFKNELVHDVSDDDVDRLLKIPIRRISLFDINKNKDQVAAINARLKEIARRLKHLTDCAVEYLDSVLEEMKNYTALDPKKDPRAVDPKLMERQTTITSFSAVNAKEIVKRDIPLRYDDKGYLGTSVSAGKELIKVTPYDRILIVRKSGIWSVCDVPDKLFVDTGMWFCNYADKDVIGKILFTIIYRDPKTKFCFIKRCRIAGWIMNRDYSFVPDGMEVLHVDSRDKFKFTMRFVKKPRIKISEQEYKASSYEEKGLKANGVRLESREVESVSVEPSDNNGQGTLF, encoded by the coding sequence ATGGCTTTTGTAAAGAATCTTTTTGACAAGAATTTTATTGAATATGCAAGCTACGTAATCAGGGACAGGGCTATTCCTGATCTTGAAGACGGACTCAAGCCTGTTCAGCGTAGAATAATGCACACTCTTTTTACCATCGACGACGGAAGAATGCACAAAGTTGCAAGCGTTGTCGGTGACTGCATGAAATTCCACCCGCACGGCGATGCTTCTATCGGAGGCGCACTTGTAGTTCTTGCAAACAAGGGAATTTTTATTGCGCGCCAGGGAAACTTCGGAAATATGTACACCGGAGATGAAGCTTCTGCAACACGTTATATTGAATGTTGTGTTCACCCGATTGCAAAGAAATTTCTGTACAATCCAGACATAACGGAATATATTCCAAGCTATGACGGCCGCAATAAAGAGCCCGTCGTTTTTAGGGCAAAAATTCCTGTCGTGCTTGTAGGCGGTGCTGAAGGAATTGCAGTCGGAATGTCTACAAAAATTCTTCCGTATAATTTTAAGGAAGTTATAGATGCAGAAATAAAAGCTCTCCGGGGCGAAGATTTTGAAATATTCCCTGATGTTCCGACGGGCGGTCTTATTGATGTTTCAAACTACAATGACGGCAACGGAAAAATTATCACGCGTGCAAAGTTTGACATGAGTGATGAAAAGCGCATTGTCATTACCGAACTTCCTGTAGATACAACTTCAAAAGATCTTCTTGACTCAATTGATTCTGCATACAAGGCAGGAAAAATAAAAATCAGTTCCGTAGAAGATTTTACAACCGATCACTGTAATATCGAAATAAAACTTCCGCGCGGTGTTTATGCAAAGGATGTAGAAAAAGCCCTTTATGCTTACACTGCCTGCGAAAAGTCCATTTCGTGCCAGATGCTTGTAATCAAAGACAACATGCCTGTTGCAATGACGGCCACCGAAGTAATTAAATATTACGCAAAAAAACTTACGGCAATCATAAAAGACGAACTTGAATTTGAGCGTGCATCATTAACAGAGGAACTTCATGCAAGAACTCTGGAGCGCATTTTTATTGAAGAGCGCATCTATAAAAAAATAGAAATGATGAAAACTGCGGAATCGGTTAACCGCGCTGTCAAGGAAGGATTTGTTCCGTTCAAGAACGAGCTGGTGCACGATGTAAGCGATGACGATGTTGACCGCCTTCTGAAAATTCCAATCCGCCGCATTTCACTTTTTGATATTAACAAAAACAAGGATCAGGTTGCGGCTATAAATGCACGACTTAAGGAAATTGCAAGAAGACTCAAGCATCTTACTGACTGTGCTGTTGAATATCTTGACTCGGTTCTTGAAGAAATGAAAAATTATACTGCTCTTGATCCAAAAAAAGATCCGCGTGCCGTTGACCCGAAGCTTATGGAGCGCCAGACGACAATCACTTCGTTCAGCGCCGTAAATGCAAAGGAAATTGTAAAACGCGACATTCCGTTAAGATACGATGACAAGGGCTATCTGGGAACTTCTGTTTCTGCAGGAAAAGAACTTATTAAAGTTACACCCTATGACAGAATTCTTATTGTACGCAAATCAGGAATCTGGAGTGTCTGTGATGTTCCTGACAAGCTTTTTGTAGACACAGGTATGTGGTTCTGTAATTATGCAGACAAGGATGTTATAGGAAAAATTCTGTTTACAATAATTTACCGCGACCCCAAAACAAAATTCTGTTTTATAAAAAGATGCAGAATCGCCGGCTGGATTATGAACAGGGATTACAGTTTTGTACCCGACGGAATGGAAGTACTTCATGTTGACTCGCGCGATAAATTCAAGTTTACAATGCGTTTTGTCAAAAAGCCGCGCATTAAAATTTCAGAGCAGGAATACAAAGCGTCGTCTTATGAAGAAAAAGGACTTAAGGCAAACGGTGTCAGATTGGAATCCCGCGAGGTTGAATCTGTTTCTGTAGAGCCGTCTGACAATAATGGACAGGGAACACTTTTTTAG
- a CDS encoding toprim domain-containing protein — translation MGVKTEKKTSAVVKKTASKSGSKKDSAKTASSKTTKTVAAKKAGTSTKTTAKKSVAKVTAKTAAKTKTVSKVVPKAESKAAAVKTKTEPKTAAAPVSAKKVPEQKKVSVAKTVKTYDESQVIHLDALEHIRLRSGMYIGRLGDGTNQNDGIYVLLKEVIDNSIDEYIMGFGSRIDIEVKDNRVKVRDFGRGIPLGKVVDCVSQINTGAKYNDDVFQFSVGMNGVGTKAVNALSSYFRVVSVRDGQCAEAVFEKGKLVSQKQGTLKQKTHNGTYFEFVPDTDVFGKYDYNMEFVERRIWNYAYLNSGLTLYLNGTAYKSDNGLLDLLAKEIDTECLYPIGSYSSDHLKFAFTHSNAYGENYFSFVNGQYTADGGTHLSAFKEGFVKGINDFYGTSYKSEDIREGITAAVLVKVKDPVFESQTKNKLGNTDIRQWIMGETQSGLDDWLHHNPEAAKKIQEKIQANEKLRTELSAVKKEAKEAARKISIRIPKLKDCRYHVQDGPKGEESMIFITEGNSASGTMTHSRNADYQAIFSLRGKPENMYGKKQSEIYKNDELYQLMMALGIEQDVGNLKYSKIVIATDADNDGFHIRNLVMTFFLGYFEELVTSGRVYILETPLFRVRNKKENVYCYSEEERDKAQSRLGASCETTRFKGLGEISPGEFKDFIAPETIHLTPVEISQLKMVPKLLGFYMGKNTPERRSFIEKHLLGNADIDA, via the coding sequence ATGGGTGTAAAAACTGAAAAGAAAACATCTGCGGTCGTAAAAAAGACTGCTTCCAAGTCAGGTTCAAAAAAAGATTCCGCAAAAACAGCATCTTCAAAAACAACAAAGACAGTTGCTGCAAAAAAAGCCGGGACTTCAACAAAAACAACAGCAAAAAAGAGTGTGGCAAAGGTAACTGCCAAAACGGCTGCAAAGACAAAAACAGTATCAAAAGTTGTACCTAAAGCCGAATCAAAAGCGGCTGCCGTTAAGACAAAGACAGAGCCAAAAACAGCGGCAGCTCCTGTTTCTGCAAAAAAAGTTCCAGAACAGAAAAAAGTTTCTGTTGCAAAAACTGTAAAAACTTACGATGAAAGCCAGGTAATTCATCTTGATGCACTTGAACACATCCGTTTAAGAAGCGGAATGTACATAGGCCGCCTTGGTGACGGAACAAACCAGAATGATGGAATTTATGTTCTTCTTAAGGAAGTTATAGATAATTCAATTGACGAATACATTATGGGCTTCGGTTCAAGAATAGATATCGAAGTAAAGGACAACCGCGTTAAGGTAAGGGACTTTGGACGCGGAATTCCTTTGGGTAAAGTAGTTGACTGTGTAAGCCAGATCAATACAGGTGCAAAATACAACGACGATGTCTTTCAGTTTTCTGTCGGAATGAACGGAGTCGGAACAAAAGCCGTTAACGCTTTGTCCTCTTATTTCAGGGTTGTTTCGGTACGTGACGGTCAGTGTGCCGAAGCGGTTTTTGAAAAAGGAAAACTTGTATCCCAGAAACAGGGAACACTCAAGCAGAAGACCCACAACGGAACTTATTTTGAATTTGTTCCCGATACAGATGTTTTCGGAAAATACGATTATAATATGGAATTCGTTGAGCGCCGTATCTGGAACTACGCCTATCTGAATTCTGGTCTTACACTTTATCTGAACGGAACAGCGTACAAAAGTGACAACGGACTTTTGGATCTTCTTGCAAAAGAAATTGACACTGAATGCCTTTACCCGATAGGAAGTTATTCCAGCGACCATCTTAAGTTTGCATTTACACATTCAAACGCTTATGGTGAAAATTATTTTTCTTTTGTTAACGGCCAGTATACTGCAGACGGCGGAACCCACTTAAGCGCATTTAAGGAAGGCTTTGTAAAGGGAATAAACGACTTTTACGGAACAAGCTACAAGAGCGAAGATATACGTGAGGGAATTACCGCTGCAGTTCTTGTAAAGGTAAAGGATCCTGTTTTTGAAAGCCAGACAAAAAACAAGCTGGGCAATACAGACATACGCCAGTGGATTATGGGAGAAACCCAGAGCGGGCTTGACGACTGGCTTCACCACAATCCTGAAGCTGCAAAAAAAATCCAGGAAAAGATTCAGGCAAATGAAAAACTGCGCACCGAACTTAGTGCCGTTAAAAAAGAAGCAAAAGAAGCTGCACGCAAAATAAGCATCCGCATTCCAAAACTCAAGGACTGCCGCTATCATGTACAGGACGGTCCCAAAGGCGAAGAAAGCATGATTTTTATTACGGAAGGAAACTCTGCTTCCGGAACAATGACGCACTCGCGCAATGCAGATTACCAGGCAATATTCAGTCTGCGCGGAAAGCCCGAAAACATGTACGGCAAAAAACAGAGCGAAATCTACAAAAATGACGAACTTTACCAGCTTATGATGGCTTTGGGAATTGAGCAGGATGTAGGAAACCTCAAGTATTCAAAGATTGTAATTGCAACCGATGCCGATAACGACGGTTTTCATATACGCAATCTTGTTATGACATTTTTCCTCGGATACTTTGAAGAACTTGTAACGTCGGGCCGCGTTTATATTCTTGAAACCCCGCTGTTCCGCGTGCGCAATAAAAAAGAAAATGTCTACTGCTATTCCGAAGAAGAACGCGATAAGGCCCAGTCAAGACTCGGTGCTTCCTGCGAAACTACACGATTCAAGGGACTGGGAGAAATAAGCCCCGGTGAATTCAAGGATTTTATTGCACCCGAAACAATCCATCTTACTCCGGTAGAAATAAGCCAGCTTAAGATGGTTCCCAAACTTCTAGGTTTTTATATGGGAAAGAATACTCCCGAGCGCCGCTCTTTTATAGAAAAGCATCTGCTTGGTAATGCCGACATTGACGCTTAG